The following coding sequences are from one Arthrobacter crystallopoietes window:
- a CDS encoding glycosyltransferase family 2 protein gives MTRRHSGQWALPVPEEPPAEVDVLIPTYGREAELAVTLSGLAAQDGPAFSVTISDQTDGDPTWEHPAVAAMVRVLRAQGRKVRLERHLPRQGMAEQRDFLLGLANAPLVLFLDNDIWLEPGMLARMHAAIREAGCGFIGAAVQGLSYLDDERPQEQEPFELWEGAVEPERVRRTDERFARWTLHNAANLTHIARSLEIPDGGWRLYKVAWVGGCVLYDRDKLVECGGFEFWKELPAAHAGEDVVAQLRVMERYGGAGILPSGAVHLEAPTTVTDRSTEASEVILDQ, from the coding sequence ATGACGCGCAGGCACTCGGGGCAGTGGGCGCTCCCGGTGCCCGAGGAGCCGCCGGCCGAGGTGGACGTACTGATCCCCACCTACGGACGCGAGGCGGAACTGGCCGTGACGCTGTCCGGACTCGCCGCCCAGGACGGGCCCGCGTTCTCGGTGACCATCAGCGACCAGACCGACGGCGACCCCACCTGGGAGCATCCGGCGGTCGCCGCAATGGTCCGGGTACTCCGGGCCCAGGGCCGGAAGGTCAGGCTCGAGCGGCATCTGCCCAGGCAGGGCATGGCGGAGCAGCGCGATTTCCTGTTGGGCCTTGCCAACGCGCCGCTGGTGCTGTTCCTGGACAATGACATCTGGCTGGAGCCGGGCATGCTGGCACGGATGCACGCGGCCATCCGCGAGGCGGGCTGCGGGTTCATCGGCGCCGCCGTCCAGGGGCTGTCCTACCTGGACGACGAGCGGCCCCAGGAGCAGGAGCCCTTTGAACTATGGGAGGGGGCCGTCGAGCCGGAGCGCGTGCGCCGGACGGATGAACGGTTCGCCCGCTGGACGCTGCACAACGCGGCGAACCTGACCCACATCGCCCGGTCTTTGGAGATTCCCGACGGCGGATGGCGGCTGTACAAGGTGGCCTGGGTGGGCGGCTGCGTGCTTTACGACCGCGACAAGCTGGTTGAGTGCGGCGGCTTCGAGTTCTGGAAGGAGCTGCCGGCCGCCCATGCCGGTGAAGACGTGGTCGCGCAACTGCGGGTCATGGAGCGCTACGGCGGGGCGGGGATCCTGCCCTCCGGCGCGGTGCATCTGGAAGCGCCCACTACCGTGACGGACCGGTCCACCGAAGCATCCGAGGTCATCCTCGACCAGTAG
- the rfaE2 gene encoding D-glycero-beta-D-manno-heptose 1-phosphate adenylyltransferase → MSSLEGISGLADWLPQRLAEAAPQITVLGDVMLDGWFTGRIERFCREAPAPVVDMARREYAPGGAANTAMNLAALGARVRILGLTGSDEAGGRLRELLAGAGVDVSGLIEHPQVVTTTKYRVIGGDQIMLRMDEQTQRMPADAVEQLAAAVPQALLASAAVVVCDYGSGALGGAVRETLAAHRGDRLTVVDAHDPRPWAQVQPDLVTPNAGEAAGLLGIAFEPDSDRAGLVAASGGQLLEAAGARSAVVTLDRDGTVLLNNDGGTHRTWARPVTEKQASGAGDTFVACLTLARAAGLQLTTCLDLAQAAADVVVHRPGTSVCTTADLAGHLGSFSDTALDAAELARRLGDERAAGRRIVLTNGCFDVLHRGHTRYLNQAKQLGDVLVVALNSDESARRLKGPDRPINPVGDRAGIIAALSCVDYVTVFDTDTPIPLIEAVKPDIYAKGGDYSPQMLEETPAVEAYGGQVSILDYVSEHSTTAVVRRIRGTGAGAGTAEAPAKAAITDAATGTGTAAGAGTHAATAGGPATGTATGTAAAGPVAEEADRA, encoded by the coding sequence ATGAGCTCGCTGGAAGGCATTTCCGGACTCGCGGACTGGCTGCCGCAGCGCTTGGCAGAGGCCGCCCCGCAGATCACCGTGCTCGGCGACGTGATGCTGGACGGCTGGTTCACCGGCCGGATCGAGCGCTTCTGCCGCGAGGCGCCGGCTCCCGTGGTGGACATGGCCCGGCGCGAGTATGCCCCCGGCGGCGCCGCCAACACCGCCATGAACCTTGCCGCGCTCGGTGCGCGGGTGCGGATCCTCGGGCTCACCGGCAGCGACGAGGCCGGAGGCCGCCTGCGCGAACTGCTGGCCGGCGCCGGCGTGGACGTCTCCGGTCTCATCGAGCATCCTCAGGTCGTCACGACCACCAAGTACCGCGTGATCGGCGGGGACCAGATCATGCTGCGGATGGACGAACAGACGCAGCGGATGCCGGCGGACGCCGTGGAACAGCTCGCCGCCGCGGTGCCGCAGGCGCTGCTGGCCAGTGCCGCTGTGGTGGTCTGCGACTACGGCTCCGGAGCCCTCGGCGGCGCGGTGCGCGAAACCCTGGCGGCCCACCGCGGCGACCGCCTGACGGTGGTAGACGCGCATGATCCGCGGCCCTGGGCGCAGGTGCAGCCGGATCTGGTCACGCCCAATGCGGGCGAGGCCGCCGGGCTCCTCGGCATCGCCTTCGAACCGGACTCGGACCGGGCGGGGCTGGTCGCCGCGAGCGGCGGGCAGTTGCTCGAAGCGGCAGGTGCCCGCTCCGCCGTCGTTACCCTGGACCGGGACGGGACCGTTTTGCTCAACAACGACGGCGGCACGCACCGCACGTGGGCGCGTCCCGTTACCGAAAAGCAGGCATCCGGCGCGGGGGACACCTTTGTCGCTTGCCTGACGCTCGCGCGGGCGGCAGGCCTGCAGCTGACCACCTGTCTGGATCTTGCGCAGGCCGCTGCCGACGTCGTTGTCCACCGCCCCGGCACTTCGGTCTGTACTACGGCGGATCTGGCCGGACACCTGGGCAGCTTCAGCGACACCGCGCTGGACGCGGCGGAACTGGCCCGGCGGCTCGGCGACGAACGGGCAGCGGGGCGGCGGATCGTGCTGACCAACGGCTGCTTCGACGTGCTGCACCGCGGACACACGCGCTACCTGAACCAGGCCAAACAGCTCGGCGACGTGCTCGTGGTCGCGCTGAACAGCGACGAATCCGCCCGCCGGCTCAAGGGCCCGGACCGGCCGATCAATCCGGTGGGGGACCGCGCGGGCATCATCGCGGCGCTCAGCTGCGTGGACTATGTCACCGTGTTCGACACGGACACCCCCATCCCGCTGATCGAGGCCGTCAAACCGGACATCTATGCCAAGGGCGGGGACTATTCGCCGCAGATGCTGGAGGAAACGCCCGCGGTCGAAGCGTACGGGGGACAGGTGAGCATCCTGGACTATGTCTCCGAACATTCGACGACGGCGGTAGTGCGGCGCATCCGCGGTACCGGCGCGGGTGCGGGTACAGCCGAGGCCCCGGCCAAAGCCGCAATCACAGATGCGGCTACGGGCACCGGCACGGCTGCAGGCGCGGGAACCCACGCGGCCACGGCAGGCGGCCCCGCAACGGGCACGGCTACGGGCACCGCTGCGGCCGGACCCGTGGCCGAAGAGGCGGATCGGGCATGA
- a CDS encoding aldehyde dehydrogenase family protein encodes MTTGSETVLQQEKAAADAAITIHDPRDGSLVGSVPQAGPADVDQAVAAARAAQQGWAGVDPAARGELLHAAAAALNDNAERLAQLNARETGRPEAEALEGVKAGAATLRQYAELAPVHRGLSLRGSKMAADYTVAEPRGVAVLLTPWNDPVAVAAGLLGAALVTGNTVVHKPSERCPHLGAALGEVLAAVLPPDVLITLNGGPQVGSALTSHPGVDVFAHVGSSATGTRIAQAAALTGAHVIRENGGNDPLLVDAGVDPEWAAEQAAIGAFANSGQICTSVERIYVHRDIADAFCNALAEEARRRNTSQQFAPLVDTRLRDEVHAQVAQAVAAGAKATEGGEPPEGPGAHYPATVLLGCTEDMTIMTEETFGPVAPVTVVDSFEDGLQLAAAGRYGLAATVLTADMAHAQQAVAALPVGTVKINAVFGGAPGGSAQPRKDSGHGFGYGPELLDEFTQVKVVHVGLPGGVRR; translated from the coding sequence ATGACAACCGGTTCCGAGACAGTACTGCAGCAGGAAAAAGCAGCAGCCGACGCGGCCATCACCATTCACGATCCGCGCGACGGGAGCTTGGTGGGCAGCGTGCCGCAGGCCGGCCCCGCGGACGTGGACCAGGCGGTTGCCGCAGCCCGCGCCGCGCAGCAGGGCTGGGCAGGCGTGGACCCGGCGGCCCGCGGCGAACTGCTGCACGCGGCTGCTGCCGCGCTGAACGACAACGCCGAACGGCTGGCGCAGCTGAACGCGCGCGAAACCGGCCGGCCGGAAGCCGAAGCCCTGGAAGGTGTCAAAGCCGGCGCGGCAACGCTGCGGCAGTACGCGGAACTGGCCCCGGTGCACCGCGGGCTGAGCCTGCGCGGTTCGAAAATGGCCGCCGACTACACCGTGGCCGAACCGCGCGGCGTCGCGGTCCTGCTGACCCCGTGGAACGATCCGGTCGCCGTCGCCGCGGGCCTGCTGGGCGCCGCCCTGGTCACCGGCAACACTGTGGTGCACAAGCCGAGCGAGCGCTGCCCGCACCTGGGCGCGGCACTCGGGGAGGTGCTGGCCGCGGTGCTGCCGCCGGATGTCCTGATCACGCTCAACGGCGGACCACAGGTGGGCTCGGCGCTGACCAGCCATCCCGGCGTTGACGTTTTCGCCCATGTCGGCTCCAGTGCCACCGGGACGAGGATCGCGCAGGCGGCGGCGCTGACCGGAGCGCATGTCATCCGCGAAAACGGCGGCAACGACCCGCTGCTGGTGGACGCCGGCGTGGACCCGGAGTGGGCGGCGGAGCAGGCGGCGATCGGGGCGTTCGCCAACAGCGGCCAGATCTGCACCTCGGTGGAACGGATCTACGTGCACCGCGACATCGCCGACGCCTTCTGCAACGCGCTCGCCGAGGAGGCCCGCAGACGCAACACCAGCCAGCAGTTTGCGCCGCTGGTGGATACCAGGCTGCGCGATGAAGTCCATGCCCAGGTTGCCCAGGCAGTGGCCGCCGGTGCGAAGGCCACGGAAGGCGGTGAACCGCCCGAGGGGCCGGGCGCGCACTACCCGGCCACCGTGCTGCTCGGCTGCACCGAGGACATGACCATCATGACCGAGGAGACCTTCGGGCCGGTGGCACCGGTGACGGTGGTGGACAGTTTCGAGGACGGGCTGCAGCTCGCGGCCGCCGGACGGTATGGCCTGGCCGCCACCGTCCTGACGGCCGACATGGCGCATGCCCAGCAGGCGGTGGCAGCGCTGCCGGTCGGCACGGTCAAGATCAACGCCGTCTTCGGCGGCGCTCCGGGTGGCTCGGCCCAGCCGCGCAAGGACAGTGGCCACGGTTTCGGCTACGGTCCGGAACTGCTGGACGAATTCACCCAGGTCAAGGTGGTCCATGTCGGCCTGCCGGGTGGGGTGAGGCGATGA
- a CDS encoding glycosyltransferase family 9 protein, producing the protein MEQEIDVDEVATGGADFGGERLDATAGQGLVGPLLGRFEDVKKIAVLRGGGLGDLMFAVPAMQSLAAAYPEATITLLGAPLHAALLGGRPGPVDRVEVLPYAEGVRPGPEDPAVVEEFLARMRAERFDLAVQLHGGGRFSNPFLLRLEARHTVGTRTEDAAALERTVPYLYYQHEVLRALEVVGLAGAAPVALQPQLAVLPEEEAAAAGLLDAGRPSLVTIHPGASDQRRQWPPSYFAQVAAWAAQDGCQVLLVGGPEDVDLADNVVSQAQELMHDAGSIRSVAGQLGLGELAALLRASDVMLGNDSGPRHLAQAVGTPTVGIYWAGNLIMAGALGRTVHRVHMSWMTHCPVCGSDLTQVGWTAERCEHEFPLTEQIRPEDVYSDVRQLRATSLLLRGK; encoded by the coding sequence ATGGAACAGGAAATCGACGTCGACGAGGTGGCCACCGGCGGAGCGGACTTCGGCGGCGAGCGGCTCGATGCAACGGCGGGGCAGGGCCTCGTCGGCCCGCTGCTGGGACGGTTCGAGGATGTCAAGAAGATTGCGGTGCTGCGCGGCGGCGGGCTCGGCGACCTGATGTTCGCCGTGCCGGCCATGCAGTCGCTGGCCGCGGCGTATCCGGAAGCAACCATCACGCTGCTCGGGGCGCCGCTGCATGCCGCGCTGCTGGGCGGCCGGCCGGGTCCGGTGGACCGGGTGGAGGTGCTGCCCTATGCGGAGGGCGTGCGGCCGGGACCCGAGGATCCCGCGGTGGTGGAAGAGTTCCTGGCCCGGATGCGGGCAGAGCGCTTCGATCTCGCCGTCCAACTGCACGGCGGCGGGCGCTTTTCCAACCCGTTCCTGCTCCGGCTTGAAGCCCGGCACACCGTGGGCACCCGGACCGAGGACGCCGCGGCGCTGGAACGGACCGTCCCGTACCTCTATTACCAGCACGAAGTGCTCCGCGCGCTCGAAGTGGTGGGTCTGGCCGGCGCGGCGCCGGTGGCCCTGCAGCCCCAGCTGGCGGTCCTGCCCGAGGAAGAGGCGGCAGCTGCCGGCCTGCTGGACGCCGGCCGGCCCTCCCTGGTGACCATCCACCCCGGTGCCTCCGACCAGCGGCGGCAATGGCCGCCGTCGTACTTTGCGCAGGTCGCCGCCTGGGCGGCGCAGGATGGCTGCCAGGTCCTCCTGGTCGGGGGCCCGGAGGATGTGGATTTGGCAGACAACGTGGTTTCCCAGGCGCAGGAATTAATGCACGACGCCGGCAGCATCCGTTCCGTGGCCGGGCAGTTGGGGCTCGGGGAACTGGCCGCGTTGCTGCGCGCGAGCGACGTCATGCTCGGAAACGACAGCGGACCGCGGCATCTGGCCCAGGCCGTGGGCACGCCCACCGTCGGGATCTACTGGGCCGGGAACCTGATTATGGCCGGCGCGCTGGGACGGACCGTGCACCGGGTCCACATGTCCTGGATGACGCACTGCCCGGTCTGCGGATCCGATCTGACGCAGGTCGGCTGGACCGCCGAGCGCTGCGAACACGAGTTTCCGCTGACCGAGCAGATACGCCCCGAAGACGTCTACTCGGACGTCCGCCAGCTTAGGGCCACGAGTCTTCTTCTTCGTGGCAAATAA
- a CDS encoding SDR family oxidoreductase yields MKSAGSTPTTPYNPGRVLVTGGGSGLGAAVVEAVREAGGTPVVLDRDVSRVSGVKCLEVDVSDREAVTAAVQQAAETLDGLDAVVTAAGIDRCGRLEDVPADEWDKVIGVNLMGTVSVVRAALPYLTASHGRVITVASSLGIKAVSDATAYCASKFGVVGFSRALAAETRGQIGVTTMIPAGMKTRFFDDRTEQYKPQDDSRLNDPERVAEAILFALSQPKGCEVREMVICHEEEDSWP; encoded by the coding sequence ATGAAATCAGCAGGATCCACGCCTACGACCCCCTACAATCCCGGTCGAGTTCTGGTCACCGGCGGCGGCTCCGGCCTCGGCGCCGCTGTCGTCGAAGCGGTCCGCGAGGCCGGCGGCACCCCGGTGGTGCTGGACCGTGACGTCAGCCGTGTCTCCGGCGTGAAGTGCCTGGAAGTCGATGTCTCCGACCGCGAGGCCGTCACCGCGGCGGTGCAGCAGGCGGCGGAAACTCTGGACGGGCTGGACGCCGTGGTCACCGCGGCAGGTATCGACCGCTGCGGCCGGCTGGAAGACGTCCCGGCGGACGAATGGGACAAGGTGATCGGCGTGAACCTGATGGGCACGGTCTCGGTGGTCCGCGCCGCACTGCCTTACCTGACGGCTTCGCACGGGCGGGTCATCACAGTCGCTTCGTCGCTGGGCATCAAGGCTGTATCCGACGCAACCGCCTACTGCGCCTCCAAGTTCGGCGTCGTCGGCTTCAGCCGCGCGCTCGCGGCGGAGACCCGCGGGCAGATCGGCGTCACCACCATGATTCCGGCCGGCATGAAGACCCGGTTCTTCGACGACCGGACGGAGCAGTATAAGCCGCAGGACGATTCCCGGCTCAACGATCCTGAGCGGGTGGCCGAGGCCATCCTGTTCGCACTCTCACAGCCGAAGGGCTGCGAGGTGCGCGAGATGGTTATTTGCCACGAAGAAGAAGACTCGTGGCCCTAA
- a CDS encoding PfkB family carbohydrate kinase — protein MSPKNIVVVGDVLLDADVHGDASRLSPDAPVPVVDVAETDYRAGGAGLVARMLERDGHAVRLVTVLSDDGASGQLRGALEGIEVIAGPSGVPTPVKTRIRAAGQCVVRFDEGCGEVKIPGVTDAMLAALEQADAVVVADYGRGLAANIRLRGLLQELAGRIPVVWDPHPSGSIPVPGVTAVTPNLPESIRAAGLSAKQDGGAREAALAAEELRRAWQCGSVIVTLGGAGALVLADDGLPQVIPAPKVQAGDPCGAGDRFAGALAVGLMGGQPLQAAAEGAVQQAAAFLAAGGVASLREEAAPEQLHGGGVDALRVARQTREAGGTVVATGGCFDLLHAGHARTLAAARGLGDCLIVCLNSDASVTRLKGEDRPIMGQQDRAELLLSLECVDAVLVFDEQTPEAALEQLRPDLWVKGGDYTADQLPEAALLQTWGGRAVTVPYHPARSTTRLAAALAKVG, from the coding sequence ATGAGCCCGAAGAACATTGTGGTGGTGGGCGATGTGCTGCTCGACGCCGATGTGCACGGCGACGCCAGCAGGCTTTCCCCGGATGCGCCGGTGCCGGTGGTGGATGTGGCGGAGACGGACTACCGGGCCGGCGGCGCCGGGCTGGTGGCGCGGATGCTGGAGCGCGACGGGCATGCCGTCCGGCTGGTCACCGTGCTGTCCGACGACGGCGCCTCCGGTCAGCTGCGCGGCGCCCTCGAAGGGATAGAAGTCATTGCCGGTCCCTCCGGTGTGCCCACGCCGGTGAAGACCCGGATCCGGGCCGCCGGCCAGTGCGTTGTCCGGTTCGACGAGGGGTGCGGCGAGGTGAAGATCCCCGGCGTGACCGACGCTATGCTCGCCGCCCTCGAACAGGCCGACGCCGTAGTCGTGGCGGATTATGGGCGGGGTCTGGCCGCGAATATACGGCTGCGCGGACTCCTGCAGGAACTGGCCGGCAGGATACCCGTGGTCTGGGACCCGCATCCTTCCGGAAGCATTCCGGTACCCGGCGTCACCGCGGTCACGCCCAACCTGCCGGAGTCGATCCGGGCAGCCGGGCTTTCCGCGAAGCAGGACGGCGGTGCGCGCGAAGCTGCCTTGGCCGCGGAGGAACTGCGCCGTGCCTGGCAGTGCGGCTCGGTGATCGTCACGCTCGGCGGCGCCGGCGCGCTGGTCCTGGCCGATGACGGCCTGCCGCAGGTCATCCCGGCACCCAAGGTGCAGGCGGGGGACCCCTGCGGCGCCGGTGACCGCTTTGCCGGCGCGCTCGCCGTCGGGCTGATGGGCGGGCAGCCGCTGCAGGCCGCGGCCGAAGGCGCCGTGCAACAAGCGGCCGCATTCCTCGCCGCCGGCGGGGTGGCCAGCCTGCGCGAAGAAGCCGCGCCGGAACAGCTGCACGGCGGCGGCGTGGATGCGCTGCGGGTGGCCCGGCAGACCCGGGAAGCCGGCGGCACCGTGGTGGCGACCGGCGGCTGCTTTGACCTGCTGCACGCCGGCCACGCCCGGACGCTGGCCGCGGCCCGCGGACTGGGCGACTGCCTGATCGTCTGTCTCAACTCCGACGCCTCGGTTACGCGGCTCAAAGGCGAAGACCGCCCCATCATGGGCCAGCAGGACCGCGCCGAACTGCTGCTCTCGCTGGAGTGCGTGGACGCGGTGCTGGTCTTCGACGAGCAGACGCCGGAGGCGGCACTGGAACAGCTGCGGCCGGACCTTTGGGTCAAGGGCGGGGACTACACGGCGGACCAGTTGCCCGAAGCCGCGCTGCTGCAGACCTGGGGCGGACGGGCCGTGACGGTTCCCTACCATCCGGCCCGCTCCACCACCCGGCTGGCCGCCGCGCTGGCCAAGGTCGGCTAG
- a CDS encoding SIS domain-containing protein: protein MPSPAVVPSTVPGPGRQDGAGEETVEGLDAVLAHLGQVAPAVDSLRSQAPQLAAWGIDLADRLLGGQRLLAAGNGGSAAEAQHLTAELVGRFDGEREAFSAISLHAETSAVTAIGNDYGFDQLFARQVRGHGREGDVLVLLTTSGKSANLLNAVEAARSLGVTTWALTGSAPNPLTRICDDYIAIDALPANVQEGHLMALHAICRAFDAEVSRRRAAEAAAGTIPAGSGRTASPRSTDRRGRP from the coding sequence GTGCCGAGTCCCGCCGTCGTGCCTTCCACTGTTCCCGGCCCCGGGCGCCAGGACGGCGCCGGCGAGGAAACGGTTGAGGGCCTGGACGCGGTGCTGGCGCATTTGGGGCAGGTGGCTCCGGCCGTCGATTCGCTGCGCAGCCAGGCGCCGCAGCTCGCGGCCTGGGGCATCGACCTGGCGGACCGGCTGCTCGGCGGGCAACGGCTGCTGGCGGCCGGCAACGGCGGATCCGCCGCGGAGGCACAGCACCTAACGGCAGAGCTGGTGGGCCGGTTCGACGGCGAGCGGGAGGCGTTCTCGGCCATCTCGCTGCATGCGGAGACCTCCGCCGTGACCGCCATCGGCAACGACTACGGCTTCGACCAGCTGTTCGCCCGGCAGGTCCGGGGCCACGGGCGCGAGGGGGACGTGCTGGTCCTGCTGACCACCAGCGGCAAGAGCGCCAACCTGCTCAACGCCGTGGAGGCCGCCCGCAGCCTGGGCGTGACCACCTGGGCGCTGACCGGCAGCGCCCCGAACCCGCTGACCAGGATCTGCGACGACTACATCGCCATCGATGCGCTGCCGGCCAATGTGCAGGAGGGCCACCTGATGGCCCTGCATGCCATCTGCCGGGCGTTCGACGCCGAGGTGTCCCGCCGCCGGGCGGCCGAAGCCGCGGCCGGAACGATCCCGGCAGGCTCGGGCCGCACGGCCAGTCCGCGCAGTACGGATAGAAGGGGGCGTCCATGA
- a CDS encoding glycosyltransferase, with protein MRISMVSEHASPLAVLGGVDAGGQNVHVAALSASLAKRGHSVTVYTRRDNGALPTRVRMRPGVEVVHIDAGPPEPVSKDELLPFMGQLADGISADWDCNPPDIVHGHFWMSGVAALDAARRNYGSGYPVPVLQTFHALGTVKRRHQGVQDTSPAQRAWLEPSVGRNVDRIIATCSDEVFELTAMGVPRSNISIAPCGVDLELFGATGEVEPRGRRHRIMSVGRLVPRKGVDLVVRALRLLKDQGIDDVELLVVGGASGPDGLGGDPEARRLMELAGELGVADQVVLRGQIPQDKIPTVLRSADAVVCVPWYEPFGIVPLEAMACGVPVVAASVGGLIDTVVDRKTGLQVPPKDPEAVACALAELLRDPQLAQELGRAGRKRVRTRYSWDRVAADTEKAYNLARNSGALSGALRQLEGEAL; from the coding sequence GTGAGGATTTCCATGGTTTCCGAACACGCCAGCCCGCTGGCCGTACTGGGAGGAGTGGACGCCGGCGGCCAGAACGTGCACGTCGCCGCCCTTTCGGCCTCCCTGGCCAAGCGCGGGCACTCCGTCACCGTTTATACCCGGCGGGACAATGGCGCCCTGCCCACACGCGTGCGGATGCGGCCCGGCGTGGAAGTGGTCCATATTGACGCCGGGCCGCCCGAGCCGGTGTCCAAGGACGAGCTGCTGCCGTTCATGGGCCAGCTGGCGGACGGAATCTCCGCGGACTGGGACTGCAACCCGCCGGATATCGTCCACGGCCATTTCTGGATGTCCGGCGTCGCCGCCCTCGACGCCGCCCGGCGCAACTACGGTTCCGGTTACCCGGTGCCCGTGCTGCAGACTTTCCACGCCCTCGGCACGGTCAAGCGCCGGCACCAGGGCGTGCAGGACACCAGCCCCGCCCAGCGCGCGTGGCTGGAGCCCTCCGTGGGACGCAACGTGGACCGCATCATCGCCACCTGCTCCGACGAGGTTTTCGAGCTGACCGCCATGGGCGTGCCCCGGAGCAACATCTCCATTGCCCCCTGCGGCGTGGATCTGGAGCTGTTCGGGGCCACCGGCGAGGTCGAGCCGCGTGGCCGCCGCCACCGGATCATGAGCGTGGGCCGGCTGGTGCCGCGCAAGGGTGTTGACCTGGTGGTCCGCGCGTTGCGGCTGCTGAAAGACCAGGGGATTGACGACGTCGAACTGCTGGTGGTCGGCGGAGCTTCCGGACCGGACGGGCTGGGAGGGGACCCCGAAGCGCGGCGTTTGATGGAGCTGGCCGGCGAGCTCGGTGTCGCGGACCAGGTGGTGCTGCGCGGCCAGATCCCGCAGGACAAGATCCCCACCGTGCTGCGCAGCGCCGACGCCGTCGTTTGCGTGCCGTGGTACGAACCGTTCGGCATTGTGCCGCTGGAAGCCATGGCCTGCGGCGTTCCGGTGGTCGCCGCTTCCGTGGGCGGTCTGATCGACACGGTGGTGGACCGCAAGACCGGTCTGCAGGTGCCGCCGAAGGACCCCGAAGCGGTGGCCTGCGCACTGGCGGAGCTGCTGCGGGATCCGCAACTGGCCCAGGAGCTGGGCCGGGCCGGCCGGAAACGGGTCCGCACCCGTTACTCCTGGGACCGCGTGGCCGCCGATACCGAAAAGGCCTACAACCTGGCCCGGAACTCCGGTGCCCTGAGCGGGGCGCTGCGCCAGCTGGAAGGGGAAGCACTGTGA
- a CDS encoding glycosyltransferase: MKILLWHVHGGWTDAFVRGRHEYLLPATPDGGPWGLGRAGRDWPDNVRDVAPEDLREEDIDVVVLQRPEELAECERLLGRRPGRDIPAVFLEHNTPKGDVPNSLHPLADQQAIPVVHVTHFNRLFWDCGNAPTTVIEHGVVDPGHLYTGELDHLAVVVNEPVRRWRVTGTDLLPEFALAGHLEVFGMGTDELASATGLGPDQLTVRGDLPGKLLHAELARCRAYVHPLRWTSLGLALLEAMHLGMPVIALATTEAARAVPPEAGAISTNVDELRREAARLVQEPEEARARGAVARETVLQRHGLAAFLDNWDAVLAETRTHAGRVIAANERREL, from the coding sequence ATGAAGATACTGCTCTGGCACGTCCACGGCGGCTGGACCGACGCGTTTGTGCGCGGCCGCCACGAATACCTGCTGCCCGCAACGCCCGACGGCGGACCCTGGGGCCTAGGCCGGGCCGGCCGCGATTGGCCCGACAACGTTCGCGACGTCGCGCCGGAGGACCTGCGCGAGGAGGATATCGACGTCGTGGTGCTGCAGCGGCCGGAGGAACTGGCCGAATGCGAGCGGCTGCTGGGAAGGCGCCCGGGCCGCGATATTCCCGCGGTCTTCCTCGAGCACAACACGCCCAAGGGCGATGTGCCCAACTCGCTGCACCCGCTGGCAGACCAGCAAGCCATTCCGGTGGTGCACGTGACCCACTTCAACCGGCTCTTCTGGGACTGCGGCAACGCGCCCACCACGGTGATCGAACACGGTGTTGTGGACCCCGGCCACCTCTATACCGGCGAGCTGGACCATCTGGCCGTGGTGGTCAACGAACCCGTCCGCCGCTGGCGGGTGACCGGCACGGACCTGCTGCCCGAATTCGCGCTGGCCGGCCATCTGGAAGTCTTCGGCATGGGCACGGACGAACTCGCCTCCGCCACCGGGCTGGGGCCTGACCAGCTGACCGTCCGCGGCGACCTGCCGGGCAAGCTGCTGCATGCCGAACTGGCTCGCTGCCGCGCGTACGTGCATCCGCTGCGCTGGACCTCGCTGGGCCTGGCCCTGCTGGAAGCCATGCACCTGGGCATGCCGGTCATCGCGCTGGCCACCACCGAAGCAGCCCGTGCGGTTCCGCCGGAAGCCGGCGCCATCTCCACGAATGTGGACGAGCTGCGCCGGGAAGCGGCGCGGCTGGTGCAGGAACCCGAGGAGGCTCGCGCCCGCGGCGCAGTGGCACGCGAAACCGTGCTGCAGCGGCACGGACTGGCCGCCTTCCTGGACAACTGGGACGCGGTCCTGGCCGAAACAAGGACACACGCCGGCAGGGTTATTGCAGCGAACGAGAGGAGAGAGCTGTGA